The uncultured Campylobacter sp. DNA segment CTTGCTCATCGTATCGTTATACATCGAGTGATAGATCTCGTCTCCGGCGTCTTTGCCGAATAACGGATTTTCGTCCTTTAGCGCGATATCTAGCACGCTTTTAACCAAAAACGCCTCAAAAGCATCGGTTTGCTCTTTTAAAAGCGTGTCTTGTTCGCTTTGAGGCTTATTAGCGCGCCTGTTTTCGATAGAGCTCGTGGCGAATTTATTATAAGAGCTTAAAGCCGCCGAAGTATCTACGTTTAACATTATATTATCTCCAAATTTACGTGTATAGCGCCCACGCGTTTTAGATTTTCCATTATCGCTATTATGTCGCTAGGAGTCGCGCCCATCTTGCTTAATGCCCTTGCGACGCTAGCTACAGTGGTTTTTTCGCCGCTGATTTTTAGCATGTTAGTTAGCGGATCGACCGCTGCGCCGTCTTGCAAGTCGATTGTTTGCCCGCTTGCCGCCATATCGTCATACGAGCTAGGTTCTATCTTTATCGTGATATCTTTGTGCGTGATGACGACTGGATCGACCGTGATATTTATACCGCTTACTATCGTGCCGGTGCGCTCGTCGATTACGATTTTATCTAGCGCTTTATAGTCAACGTCTAAATTTAACACCTTAGCGATAAACTCAACCGCGTTTGAGCCTTCCGGTTTTGATACTTTGATGGTTCTAGAGTCGATAGCCGTCGCAGTTTCGCCGCCTAGATTTAAATTTACCACTCTTTGGATATTTGAAGCGGTGTCGAAATTCGACTCCTTTAAACTTAAAAATATCGCTTCTTGATTATAGATATCGTATGCGATCTCGCGCTCTACAATAGCGCCGCTTGGGATCGTACCTGCAGTTACGTGGTTGCCGTCCTTGCTTGCTCCGCCGCGAGAAGCCGTCTTGCCGCCTATGGTTAGCGAGCCTTGCGCTAAAGCGTATATGTCGCCGTCCACGCCCTTAAGCGGCGTCATCAAAAGCGTTCCGCCCTGCAGGCTTTTGGCGTCGCCGATAGATGAGATCACGACATCAAGCTTATCGCCCTGCCTAGCAAACGGCGGTAGCTTTGCGATAACCATAACCGCAGCGGTATTTTTTGACTTGATGTCGTCGGGCTTGATTTTTACGTTCACGCTTTGAAGCATATTTGAAAGAGACTGGATCGTAAACTCCGAGCTACTGCCGTCGCCAGAGCCGTTTAGACCGACGACCAGACCGTATCCGATCAGCTGATTTTCCCTCACGCCGACGACGTTTGCGATGTCTTTTATCTGCGCCGCAAA contains these protein-coding regions:
- a CDS encoding rod-binding protein produces the protein MLNVDTSAALSSYNKFATSSIENRRANKPQSEQDTLLKEQTDAFEAFLVKSVLDIALKDENPLFGKDAGDEIYHSMYNDTMSKALSGNLGFSELLFNYLKERA
- a CDS encoding flagellar basal body P-ring protein FlgI, with product MKLAACLLTLAISAFAAQIKDIANVVGVRENQLIGYGLVVGLNGSGDGSSSEFTIQSLSNMLQSVNVKIKPDDIKSKNTAAVMVIAKLPPFARQGDKLDVVISSIGDAKSLQGGTLLMTPLKGVDGDIYALAQGSLTIGGKTASRGGASKDGNHVTAGTIPSGAIVEREIAYDIYNQEAIFLSLKESNFDTASNIQRVVNLNLGGETATAIDSRTIKVSKPEGSNAVEFIAKVLNLDVDYKALDKIVIDERTGTIVSGINITVDPVVITHKDITIKIEPSSYDDMAASGQTIDLQDGAAVDPLTNMLKISGEKTTVASVARALSKMGATPSDIIAIMENLKRVGAIHVNLEII